A region of Larimichthys crocea isolate SSNF chromosome X, L_crocea_2.0, whole genome shotgun sequence DNA encodes the following proteins:
- the LOC113746527 gene encoding alpha-1-acid glycoprotein 1-like yields MSSLCVLALLCLMTLTRSAPLTCEELLRPLDRVDLHGLEGRRALVAASLSHPPFMERLKQRETASIDFSSNSSDTSISFRRSTRFDNVCHYGSYNISLQGSSFIFDNITTTFTHTCDDCVLLSFDVKSEKRQHFYLFSRRRQLQTEEIEEFKAQVKCLNMPPPVVMDPTKELCPEETSREAAAPTEEKAEGQKD; encoded by the coding sequence ATGTCGTCCCTGTGTGTCCTCGCTCTCCTCTGTTTGATGACTCTGACTCGTTCAGCTCCTCTGACCTGTGAAGAACTGCTCCGGCCTTTGGATCGTGTCGATCTCCATGGTTTGGAAGGCAGACGGGCTTTAGTGGCAGCCAGTCTGAGCCACCCACCGTTCATGGAGCGactaaaacagagagaaaccgCCTCCATTGACTTCTCCAGCAACAGCAGTGACACCAGCATCTCCTTCAGACGCAGCACGCGCTTCGATAACGTGTGCCACTACGGATCCTACAACATCTCCCTGCAGGGCAGCAGCTTCATCTTTGacaacatcaccaccaccttCACCCACACCTGTGACGACTGCGTGCTGTTGAGCTTTGACGTTAAGTCGGAGAAGCGGCAGCATTTCTACCTGTTCAGCAGGAGGAGACAGCTGCAGACGGAGGAAATCGAGGAGTTTAAGGCTCAGGTGAAGTGTCTGAACATGCCTCCACCTGTTGTGATGGATCCTACCAAAGAGCTTTGTCCAGAGGAGACCAGCAGGGAAGCAGCTGCTCCGACAGAAGAGAAAGCAGAGGGACAGAAGGACTGA